From the Helicobacter pylori genome, one window contains:
- a CDS encoding outer membrane protein — translation MLKRIILLGALGVVASAEESAAFVGVNYQVSMIQNQTKMVNDNGLQKPLIKFPPYAGAGFEVGYKQFFGKKKWFGMRYYGFFDYAHNRFGVMKKGIPVGESGFIYNSFSFGGTTLTERDSYQGQYYINLFTYGAGLDTLWNFVNKENMVFGFVVGIQLAGDSWATSISKEIASYVKHHSDSSYSPANFQFLWKFGIRTHIAKHNSLELGIKVPTITHRLFSITNEKGYTLQADVRRVYAFQISYLRDF, via the coding sequence ATGTTGAAAAGAATTATATTGTTAGGGGCTTTGGGTGTTGTGGCGAGCGCTGAAGAGAGCGCGGCTTTTGTGGGAGTCAATTACCAGGTGAGCATGATACAAAATCAGACTAAAATGGTGAATGACAACGGCTTGCAAAAACCTTTGATAAAGTTCCCGCCTTATGCAGGAGCGGGTTTTGAAGTGGGCTATAAGCAATTTTTTGGTAAGAAAAAATGGTTTGGCATGCGTTATTATGGGTTTTTTGACTACGCGCACAACCGCTTTGGCGTGATGAAAAAGGGTATCCCGGTGGGCGAGAGCGGGTTTATTTACAATAGCTTTAGTTTTGGTGGGACGACTTTAACGGAAAGGGATTCCTATCAAGGGCAATACTATATTAATTTATTCACTTATGGTGCAGGGCTAGATACGCTGTGGAATTTTGTGAATAAAGAAAACATGGTTTTTGGTTTTGTCGTGGGGATCCAATTAGCGGGGGATAGTTGGGCAACGAGTATCAGTAAAGAGATCGCTAGTTATGTAAAACACCACAGCGATTCCAGCTATAGCCCGGCGAATTTCCAGTTTTTATGGAAGTTTGGGATCCGCACCCATATCGCTAAACACAATAGCCTGGAATTAGGGATTAAAGTGCCTACGATCACGCACCGGCTTTTCTCCATCACCAACGAAAAGGGATACACCTTACAGGCTGATGTGCGTAGAGTCTATGCGTTTCAAATCAGTTATTTGAGGGATTTTTAA
- the ilvE gene encoding branched-chain-amino-acid transaminase, which produces MPNLENLDWKNLGFSYIKTDFRFIAAYKNGSWSQGELVSENALQLSEGSPVLHYGQACFEGLKAYRSQKGKALLFRPLENAKRLQTSCERLLMPKVSEELFLKACAEVIKANQKWLAPYKSGASLYLRPFVIGVGDNLGVKPASEYLFIVFCAPVGAYFKGGIEKGGARFITTAFDRAAPKGTGGVKVGGNYAASLLAHKIATEQGYDDCIYLDPTTHTKIEEVGAANFFGITHDSAFITPHSPSILPSITRKSLMVLAKECLKLKVEEREILIDELGAFKEAGACGTAAIITPIKEIAHNDKSYSFEAPGNITKQLYDLLLSIQQGEQEAPKDWIFEVG; this is translated from the coding sequence ATGCCAAATTTAGAAAATTTAGACTGGAAAAATCTGGGCTTTAGCTACATTAAAACGGATTTTCGCTTCATCGCCGCTTATAAAAACGGCTCGTGGTCGCAAGGCGAATTGGTTAGCGAAAATGCGTTACAGCTCAGCGAAGGCTCACCGGTCTTGCATTATGGGCAGGCTTGTTTTGAAGGCTTGAAGGCTTACCGCTCTCAAAAGGGGAAAGCTCTTCTTTTTCGCCCTTTAGAAAACGCCAAACGCTTGCAAACTTCATGCGAAAGACTGCTCATGCCCAAAGTGAGCGAAGAGCTGTTTTTAAAAGCATGCGCTGAAGTGATTAAAGCGAATCAAAAATGGCTCGCTCCTTACAAAAGTGGGGCGAGTTTGTATTTGCGCCCTTTTGTCATAGGCGTGGGGGATAATTTGGGGGTAAAGCCGGCCAGTGAATACCTTTTTATCGTGTTTTGCGCGCCGGTGGGGGCGTATTTTAAGGGGGGCATAGAAAAAGGGGGGGCTAGGTTTATCACTACGGCGTTTGATAGAGCCGCGCCTAAAGGCACCGGTGGGGTGAAAGTGGGGGGGAATTATGCCGCAAGCCTGTTAGCCCATAAAATAGCCACAGAGCAAGGCTATGATGATTGCATTTATTTAGACCCCACCACGCACACTAAGATTGAAGAAGTGGGGGCGGCGAATTTTTTTGGCATCACGCATGATAGTGCCTTTATCACCCCGCATTCGCCAAGCATTCTGCCAAGCATTACCAGAAAAAGTTTGATGGTTTTGGCTAAAGAATGTTTGAAACTCAAAGTAGAAGAGAGGGAGATTTTAATTGATGAGTTGGGCGCGTTTAAAGAAGCTGGAGCGTGCGGGACAGCTGCGATCATTACGCCCATTAAAGAAATCGCGCATAACGACAAGTCTTATTCTTTTGAAGCGCCGGGCAATATTACCAAACAACTCTATGATTTGCTTTTATCCATCCAGCAAGGCGAACAAGAAGCCCCCAAAGATTGGATTTTTGAAGTTGGCTAA
- a CDS encoding outer membrane protein: MFKKIIFLCVFLIGGFVIPPLEAMPILRNKTPKKNYQEAHEKLYRSIINRQKLTRKKSGWYFLGGVGAVEAIKDYQGKEMKDWIATLNLKTGVQSFFKKYIGIRGVFAWDLGSGKVNYQSYKDPTNSFFTMLAVGLDVIMEFPLGSYKHYLGAFGGARGALVVYTDKQNFKFFKHSVVSGGLAISGGVMLTLFLRHRIELGFKILPTARLLSSSSRFETSPLFYAAYSYKF; the protein is encoded by the coding sequence ATGTTTAAAAAAATCATTTTTTTGTGCGTTTTTTTGATAGGGGGATTTGTCATTCCACCCCTTGAAGCCATGCCTATTTTGCGCAATAAAACCCCCAAAAAAAATTACCAAGAAGCCCATGAAAAGCTTTACAGGAGCATCATTAACCGCCAAAAGCTCACACGTAAAAAAAGCGGGTGGTATTTTTTAGGGGGGGTTGGCGCTGTAGAAGCCATTAAGGACTATCAAGGCAAGGAAATGAAAGATTGGATCGCCACGCTCAATTTAAAAACCGGCGTGCAAAGTTTTTTTAAAAAATACATCGGGATCAGGGGGGTTTTTGCATGGGATCTTGGGTCAGGAAAAGTGAATTATCAAAGCTATAAAGATCCTACCAACTCTTTTTTTACCATGCTTGCGGTGGGTTTGGATGTGATCATGGAATTTCCTCTAGGGAGTTATAAGCATTATTTAGGGGCGTTTGGGGGAGCTAGGGGGGCTTTAGTCGTTTATACAGACAAGCAAAATTTCAAGTTTTTTAAACATTCTGTGGTTTCAGGGGGATTAGCGATTAGTGGAGGGGTCATGCTCACGCTTTTTTTAAGGCACCGCATTGAATTAGGGTTTAAGATCTTGCCCACCGCCAGATTGCTTTCTAGCTCTAGTCGCTTTGAAACTTCGCCCCTATTTTATGCGGCATACAGCTATAAATTTTAA
- a CDS encoding ABC transporter permease produces the protein MKTEKQKFLEMRKDGANSVLILRGDWDFRTSVFRLDELKKNLLDHQGPLKMDFSGCQKIDFVFGMFLFDLIKERSLNIELCNVSENNACALKVVKDWLEKEDDLESKKAGKKYELMITKLGKSLVETYNTFLNAFNFCGMILFYFIKSVFNPKRFCITPLLYHINESGFKVLPVSILTVFIVGFAVALQGALQLQDLGAPLMSVEMTAKLALREIGPFILTLVVAGRSASSFTAQIGVMKITEELDAMKTMGFNPFEFLVLPRVLALVIVLPLLVFIADAFAILGGMFAIKYQLDLGFPSYIDRFHDTVGWNHFLVGIVKAPFWGFAIAMVGCMRGFEVKGDTESIGRLTTISVVNALFWIIFLDAIFSILFSKLNI, from the coding sequence ATGAAGACAGAGAAACAAAAATTTTTAGAGATGCGTAAAGATGGGGCTAACTCTGTGCTGATTTTAAGAGGGGATTGGGATTTTAGAACGAGCGTGTTTCGTTTAGATGAGTTGAAAAAAAATTTATTAGATCATCAAGGGCCTTTAAAAATGGATTTTTCAGGGTGCCAAAAAATAGATTTTGTTTTTGGCATGTTTTTATTTGATCTCATCAAGGAGCGTTCTTTAAACATTGAATTGTGTAACGTGAGCGAGAATAACGCTTGCGCTTTGAAAGTGGTTAAAGACTGGCTTGAAAAAGAAGACGATTTGGAATCTAAAAAAGCGGGCAAAAAATACGAACTCATGATCACTAAATTGGGTAAGAGTCTTGTAGAGACTTATAACACCTTTTTAAACGCATTCAATTTTTGCGGCATGATTTTATTTTACTTCATTAAAAGCGTTTTCAACCCCAAACGCTTTTGCATCACTCCTTTGCTCTATCATATCAATGAATCCGGGTTTAAGGTTTTGCCGGTGAGTATTTTAACGGTGTTTATCGTGGGGTTTGCCGTTGCTTTGCAAGGGGCTTTACAACTACAAGACTTGGGCGCGCCTTTGATGTCGGTGGAAATGACGGCCAAACTCGCTTTAAGAGAGATCGGTCCTTTCATTTTAACCCTTGTGGTGGCCGGGAGGAGCGCGAGCAGTTTTACCGCCCAAATTGGGGTGATGAAGATCACTGAAGAATTGGATGCGATGAAAACCATGGGCTTTAACCCTTTTGAATTTTTAGTGTTGCCTAGGGTGTTAGCCTTAGTGATTGTTTTGCCTTTATTGGTGTTTATCGCTGATGCGTTCGCCATTCTTGGGGGCATGTTTGCGATTAAATACCAATTGGATCTAGGCTTTCCAAGCTATATAGACAGATTTCATGACACAGTGGGTTGGAATCATTTTTTGGTAGGGATTGTCAAAGCCCCTTTTTGGGGGTTTGCGATTGCGATGGTGGGGTGCATGCGCGGGTTTGAAGTCAAGGGGGATACCGAGAGCATTGGGCGCTTGACCACCATTAGTGTCGTGAACGCTTTGTTTTGGATCATTTTCTTAGACGCTATTTTTTCTATTCTCTTTTCTAAGTTGAACATATAA
- a CDS encoding ABC transporter ATP-binding protein: MNATNNQVLIEVKDLHSAFGSTIIHRGVSFSVHKGEVMAILGGSGSGKSTLLRCMILLNRPTKGEVLLFGEDIWKLKEAEQQKIFNRCGICFQFGALYSSLTVLENVGVMLEQYGAYSKKIVEEISKMWIERVGLPPRAYHLYPYELSGGMKKRVGIARAMATNPEILFLDEPTSGLDPYSAGKFDELIMTLKESLQLTVVMITHDLDSVHDCVDRFIMLKDGLLEFNGDLKDFIKKAQTQGLDEGNLFNSTRGEKFWKGM; encoded by the coding sequence ATGAACGCTACTAACAACCAAGTCTTAATTGAAGTGAAGGATCTCCATAGCGCTTTTGGAAGCACCATTATCCATAGGGGCGTGAGTTTTAGCGTGCATAAGGGCGAAGTGATGGCGATTTTAGGAGGGTCAGGGAGCGGTAAAAGCACGCTTTTAAGGTGCATGATCTTGCTCAATCGCCCTACAAAGGGGGAAGTGTTGCTTTTTGGGGAAGATATATGGAAACTCAAAGAAGCAGAGCAGCAAAAGATTTTTAACCGTTGTGGCATTTGCTTCCAGTTTGGGGCGCTTTATAGCTCTTTAACGGTTTTAGAAAATGTGGGCGTGATGCTAGAGCAATACGGCGCTTATTCTAAAAAAATTGTTGAAGAAATTTCTAAAATGTGGATTGAAAGAGTGGGTTTGCCCCCTAGGGCTTACCACCTTTACCCCTATGAATTGAGCGGGGGGATGAAAAAGCGCGTGGGTATAGCTAGGGCTATGGCAACTAACCCTGAGATCTTGTTTTTAGATGAGCCAACAAGCGGGCTGGATCCTTATAGCGCGGGCAAATTTGACGAACTCATCATGACACTCAAAGAGAGCTTACAGCTTACGGTGGTGATGATCACGCATGATTTGGACTCCGTGCATGATTGCGTGGATCGATTCATCATGCTCAAAGACGGGCTATTAGAATTTAACGGGGATTTAAAAGATTTTATTAAAAAGGCTCAAACTCAAGGGCTAGATGAAGGCAATTTATTCAATTCAACACGAGGAGAGAAATTTTGGAAAGGCATGTGA
- a CDS encoding MlaD family protein — translation MERHVNYTLIGGLFFLCLVCMVGFILWLGHLGLDDGKYYEYVVYTDKDLGGIATNSPINYKGIQVGNVIKVGFAKDKVGVVRLDLMIKSSVKIRKDSKVAVSSRGFMGLKFLALEQSHNEEFYGSGDKGERILIFKEGLMDRLSGDANQVVQEVMKAIRNVNRILDDENVEKFKHILTSVDDLIANLDSRKTQFDSLINNANNLVSNVNNVALDVDKRVKQGQYDFKAMFTPLIMQAQLSLRNIDNFVEKGSALIDKFDANPYKTIFGERK, via the coding sequence TTGGAAAGGCATGTGAATTACACTTTAATCGGCGGGCTCTTCTTTTTATGCTTAGTGTGCATGGTGGGTTTTATTTTATGGCTAGGCCATTTGGGATTAGATGACGGGAAGTATTATGAATATGTGGTCTATACGGACAAAGACTTGGGAGGCATTGCGACCAACTCGCCCATAAATTACAAGGGGATTCAAGTGGGTAATGTCATTAAGGTGGGTTTTGCAAAGGATAAAGTGGGGGTGGTCCGTTTGGATTTGATGATCAAATCCAGCGTTAAGATCCGTAAAGACTCCAAAGTGGCGGTTTCTTCTAGAGGGTTTATGGGGTTAAAATTTTTAGCCTTAGAGCAAAGCCACAATGAAGAATTTTATGGTAGCGGCGATAAAGGGGAGCGGATTTTAATCTTTAAAGAAGGGCTTATGGATCGCTTGAGCGGTGATGCTAATCAAGTGGTGCAAGAAGTGATGAAAGCGATTAGGAATGTGAATAGGATTTTAGACGATGAAAACGTGGAAAAATTCAAGCACATTCTCACTTCAGTGGATGATCTCATCGCTAACTTGGATTCAAGAAAGACTCAATTTGATTCTTTGATTAACAACGCTAACAACCTTGTTTCTAATGTCAATAATGTGGCTTTAGATGTGGATAAACGCGTCAAACAGGGGCAATACGACTTTAAGGCGATGTTCACTCCCTTAATCATGCAAGCACAGTTGAGCTTAAGAAACATTGATAACTTTGTGGAAAAAGGCTCTGCTTTGATAGATAAATTTGACGCTAACCCCTATAAAACGATTTTTGGAGAAAGGAAATAA
- a CDS encoding META domain-containing protein — MNLRLAGASVLTACVFSGCFFLKMFDKKLSSNDWHIQKVEINHQVYDIETMLADSAFREHEEEQDSSLNTALPEDKAAIEAKEQEQKEKRKHWYELFKKKPKPKSSMGEFVFDQKENRIYGKGYCNRYFASYTWQGDRHIAIEDSGISRKVCKDEHLMAFELEFMENFKGNFMVTKGKDTLILDNQKMKIYLKTP; from the coding sequence TTGAATTTACGATTAGCTGGAGCAAGCGTTTTAACGGCTTGTGTCTTTTCGGGGTGTTTTTTTTTAAAAATGTTTGATAAAAAACTTTCTAGCAACGATTGGCATATCCAAAAAGTAGAAATAAACCATCAAGTCTATGACATTGAAACCATGCTCGCTGATAGCGCTTTTAGAGAGCATGAAGAAGAGCAAGATTCCTCTTTAAATACCGCTTTACCTGAAGATAAAGCAGCAATTGAAGCTAAAGAGCAAGAGCAAAAAGAAAAAAGGAAACACTGGTATGAGCTTTTTAAAAAGAAGCCAAAGCCCAAAAGCTCTATGGGAGAGTTTGTGTTTGATCAAAAAGAAAATCGTATTTATGGGAAAGGCTATTGCAACCGGTATTTTGCCAGCTACACATGGCAGGGCGATAGGCACATCGCAATTGAAGATAGCGGGATTTCAAGAAAAGTGTGTAAAGATGAGCATTTAATGGCGTTTGAATTGGAATTTATGGAGAATTTTAAGGGTAATTTTATGGTAACTAAGGGCAAGGACACGCTTATTTTAGACAACCAAAAAATGAAAATTTATTTGAAAACGCCATGA
- a CDS encoding cytochrome-c peroxidase, with product MKKSILLGVCLAFSCVYALSDMDLIKKAKESQLEPMPMGKALKEYQIKKTRDVGIGAKNSEIMTSAQVELGKMLYFDPRISTSYLVSCNTCHNLGLGGVDLIPSAIGSQWKKNPHLLSSPTVYNSVFNDVQFWDGRVTHLNEQAQGPIQSSFEMGADPKVVVEKINSIPGYVKLFRKAYGSKVKIDFKLIADSIAMFEATLITPSRYDDFLRGNPKALSKAEKEGLDLFISKGCVACHNGINLGGTMQPFGVVKPYKFANVGDFKGDKNGLVKVPTLRNITETMPYFHNGQFWDVKDAIKEMGSIQLGIEISDAEAKKIETFFEALKGKKPKIIYPELPVMTDKTPKPSF from the coding sequence ATGAAAAAATCCATTTTATTGGGCGTTTGCTTGGCTTTTTCTTGCGTTTATGCTTTAAGCGATATGGATTTGATTAAAAAAGCGAAGGAAAGCCAATTAGAACCCATGCCTATGGGCAAAGCGCTCAAAGAATACCAGATCAAAAAAACCAGAGATGTGGGCATTGGCGCTAAAAACAGCGAAATCATGACCTCCGCTCAAGTGGAATTAGGCAAAATGCTCTATTTTGACCCTAGGATTTCCACTTCCTATCTTGTGTCTTGCAACACATGTCATAATCTGGGCTTAGGCGGGGTGGATCTAATCCCAAGCGCCATAGGCTCTCAATGGAAGAAAAACCCCCACCTTTTAAGCTCCCCAACGGTGTATAACTCCGTGTTTAACGATGTGCAGTTTTGGGATGGTAGGGTTACGCATTTAAACGAACAAGCGCAAGGCCCGATCCAATCTTCTTTTGAAATGGGGGCTGATCCTAAAGTCGTGGTAGAAAAAATCAATTCCATACCAGGCTATGTCAAGCTCTTTAGAAAAGCTTATGGCTCTAAAGTCAAAATTGATTTTAAATTGATCGCTGATAGTATCGCTATGTTTGAAGCCACGCTCATTACTCCAAGCCGTTACGATGATTTTTTAAGAGGCAATCCTAAAGCGCTCAGTAAAGCCGAAAAAGAGGGGCTGGATTTATTCATTTCTAAAGGCTGTGTGGCGTGTCATAATGGCATCAATCTTGGGGGGACAATGCAGCCTTTTGGGGTGGTCAAACCTTATAAATTCGCTAATGTGGGCGATTTCAAAGGCGATAAAAACGGGCTTGTGAAAGTGCCTACTTTAAGGAATATCACCGAAACGATGCCTTATTTCCATAACGGGCAATTCTGGGATGTCAAGGATGCGATTAAAGAAATGGGCTCTATCCAATTAGGCATTGAAATCAGCGATGCAGAAGCGAAAAAGATTGAAACCTTCTTTGAAGCCTTAAAGGGTAAAAAACCTAAAATAATCTACCCAGAACTCCCTGTAATGACGGACAAAACCCCTAAACCCTCTTTTTGA
- the dnaE gene encoding DNA polymerase III subunit alpha — protein sequence MKENKAFTHLHLHTEYSLLDGANKIKILAKRIKELGMKSVSVTDHGNMFGAIDFYTSMKKEGIKPIIGMEAYIHNDDNLSSKETKQRFHLCLFAKNQEGYENLMFLSSMAYLEGFYYFPRINKKLLREHSKGIIASSACLQGEVNYHLNTNNERNRKYGAKGYDEAKKIACEYQEIFEDDFYLEIMRHGILDQRFIDEQVIKMSLETGLKIIATNDTHYTMPNDAKAQEVAMCVAMGKTLNDKGRLKHSVHEFYIKSLEEMAKLFADIPEALENTQEIADKCVLEIDLKDDKKNPPTPPSFKFTKAYAKEEGLNFEDDASYFAYKAREGLKERLILVPKEKHDQYKERLEKEIEVITNMKFPGYMLIVWDFIRYAKEMGIPVGPGRGSAAGSLVAFALKITDIDPLKYDLLFERFLNPERVSMPDIDTDFCQRRRKEIIEYMIEKYGKYNVAQVITFNKMLAKGVIRDVARVLDMPYKEADDFAKLIPNRLGITLKGYEKNGEFIEGAWELEPKIKELVESNEVAKQVWEYSLNLENLNRNAGVHAAALVVDSQKELWHKTPLFASEKTGGIVTQYSMKYLEPVDLIKFDFLGLKTLTVIDDALKIIKTQHNIDVDFLSLDMDDPKVYKTIQSGDTVGIFQIESGMFQGLNKRLRPSSFEDIIAIIALGRPGPMESGMVDDFVNRKHGVEPIAYAFKELEPILKPTYGTIVYQEQVMQIVQTIGGFSLGEADLIRRAMGKKDAQIMADNKAKFVEGAKNLGHDGQKAANLWDLIVKFAGYGFNKSHSAAYAMITFQTAYLKTYYKHEFMAAMLTSESNKIESVARYIDEVRALEIEVMPPHINSSMQDFSVAEFKNQKGELEKKIVFGLGAVKGVGGEPIKNIIEERAKGDYKSLEDFISRVDFSKLTKKSLEPLVKSGSLDNLGYTRKTMLANLDLICDAGRAKDKANEMMQGGNSLFGAMEGGIKEQVILDMVDLGEHDAKTLLECEYETLGIHVSGNPLDEFKEEIKGFKNLVKSIDIEELEIGSQAYLLGKIMEVKKKIGKRSGKPYGTADILDRYGKFELMLFEKQLNALEELDINKPLVFKCKIEEQEEVARLRLFEILDLESAREVKIPKARYKDPEKQKEDVREIPPMEMLASSSCSLAIVLENDVKKEFLRQIKESALKHQGKRPLYLIIKDKDKQFKIQSDLMVNEKIKDDFKGLEWRDLA from the coding sequence ATGAAAGAGAATAAAGCTTTTACGCATTTGCACTTGCACACAGAATATTCGCTTTTAGACGGGGCGAACAAGATTAAAATCTTAGCCAAACGCATTAAAGAATTGGGCATGAAAAGCGTGAGCGTAACCGACCATGGGAACATGTTTGGAGCGATTGATTTTTACACGAGCATGAAAAAAGAAGGCATCAAGCCTATTATCGGCATGGAAGCGTATATCCATAACGATGACAACCTCTCTAGCAAAGAAACCAAGCAACGCTTCCATTTGTGCCTGTTCGCTAAAAACCAAGAGGGCTATGAAAACTTGATGTTTTTAAGCTCTATGGCGTATTTAGAAGGGTTTTATTATTTCCCGCGCATCAATAAAAAGCTTCTAAGGGAGCATTCTAAGGGCATTATCGCTTCTAGCGCGTGCTTGCAAGGGGAAGTCAATTACCATTTGAATACTAACAATGAGAGAAACCGCAAGTATGGGGCTAAAGGCTATGATGAAGCCAAAAAAATCGCTTGCGAATACCAGGAAATTTTTGAAGACGATTTTTATTTAGAAATCATGCGCCATGGCATTTTAGATCAGCGATTCATTGATGAGCAAGTCATTAAAATGTCCTTAGAGACAGGGTTAAAAATCATTGCCACCAACGACACCCACTACACCATGCCCAATGACGCTAAGGCTCAAGAAGTGGCGATGTGCGTAGCGATGGGTAAAACCCTAAACGATAAGGGGCGCTTGAAACACTCCGTGCATGAGTTTTACATTAAATCCCTTGAAGAAATGGCGAAGCTGTTTGCGGATATTCCAGAAGCTTTAGAAAACACCCAAGAAATCGCTGATAAATGCGTTTTAGAGATTGATTTAAAAGACGATAAAAAGAACCCCCCAACCCCCCCAAGCTTCAAATTCACTAAAGCTTACGCTAAAGAAGAGGGGCTGAATTTTGAAGATGACGCTTCTTATTTCGCTTATAAGGCCAGAGAAGGCTTGAAAGAGCGCTTGATCTTAGTGCCAAAAGAAAAGCATGATCAATACAAAGAACGCCTAGAAAAAGAAATTGAAGTCATCACGAACATGAAATTCCCAGGGTATATGCTGATCGTGTGGGATTTTATCCGTTACGCTAAAGAAATGGGTATTCCTGTGGGACCTGGTAGGGGGAGCGCGGCCGGGAGTTTGGTGGCTTTTGCGCTAAAAATCACCGATATTGACCCTTTGAAATACGATCTGCTCTTTGAAAGGTTTTTGAACCCTGAACGAGTCAGCATGCCTGATATTGATACGGATTTTTGCCAGCGCCGGCGTAAGGAAATCATAGAATACATGATTGAAAAATACGGCAAATACAATGTGGCGCAAGTCATCACCTTTAATAAAATGTTGGCTAAAGGCGTGATCAGAGATGTCGCAAGGGTTTTGGACATGCCTTATAAGGAGGCTGATGATTTTGCCAAGCTCATACCCAACCGATTAGGCATCACGCTTAAGGGCTATGAAAAAAATGGCGAGTTCATAGAGGGGGCGTGGGAACTAGAGCCTAAAATCAAGGAATTGGTAGAAAGCAATGAAGTAGCCAAACAAGTGTGGGAGTATTCGCTCAATTTAGAGAATTTGAATCGCAACGCAGGCGTGCATGCCGCAGCCTTAGTGGTGGATAGCCAAAAAGAATTGTGGCACAAAACCCCTTTATTTGCCTCTGAAAAAACCGGCGGTATCGTTACGCAATATTCCATGAAGTATTTAGAGCCGGTGGATTTGATCAAGTTTGACTTCTTGGGGCTTAAAACCTTGACCGTGATTGATGATGCGCTTAAAATCATTAAAACGCAACATAACATTGATGTGGATTTTTTATCGTTGGATATGGACGATCCGAAAGTGTATAAAACGATCCAAAGCGGGGATACGGTGGGGATCTTCCAGATTGAATCCGGGATGTTTCAAGGGCTTAACAAGCGCTTAAGGCCTTCAAGCTTTGAAGACATTATCGCCATTATCGCGCTAGGCAGACCAGGACCCATGGAATCAGGCATGGTAGATGATTTTGTGAACAGAAAGCATGGCGTTGAGCCTATCGCTTATGCGTTTAAAGAATTAGAGCCGATTTTAAAGCCCACTTACGGCACGATCGTCTATCAGGAGCAAGTGATGCAAATCGTGCAAACTATCGGTGGTTTTAGCTTGGGTGAAGCGGATCTCATCCGTCGCGCTATGGGGAAAAAAGACGCTCAGATCATGGCGGACAATAAGGCCAAGTTTGTAGAAGGCGCTAAAAATTTAGGGCATGATGGCCAAAAGGCGGCTAATTTGTGGGATTTGATCGTTAAATTTGCCGGCTATGGTTTCAACAAATCGCATTCAGCGGCTTATGCGATGATCACTTTCCAAACGGCGTATTTAAAGACTTATTACAAGCATGAGTTCATGGCAGCGATGCTCACTAGCGAATCCAATAAGATTGAATCCGTGGCACGCTATATTGATGAGGTTAGGGCTTTAGAAATTGAAGTGATGCCTCCGCACATCAATTCTTCTATGCAAGATTTCAGCGTGGCGGAGTTTAAAAATCAAAAAGGCGAGTTAGAAAAGAAAATCGTGTTTGGTTTGGGAGCGGTTAAGGGGGTTGGGGGTGAGCCGATTAAAAACATCATTGAAGAAAGGGCTAAAGGGGATTATAAGAGTTTGGAAGATTTTATTTCACGGGTGGATTTTTCTAAACTCACTAAAAAATCTTTAGAGCCATTGGTGAAATCAGGGAGCTTGGACAATTTAGGCTACACTAGAAAAACCATGCTCGCTAACTTGGATTTGATCTGCGATGCCGGGCGCGCTAAAGACAAGGCTAATGAAATGATGCAAGGGGGTAACTCTCTTTTTGGAGCCATGGAAGGCGGAATTAAAGAGCAGGTTATTTTAGATATGGTTGATTTGGGCGAACATGACGCTAAAACGCTTTTAGAATGCGAATATGAAACTTTAGGAATCCATGTTTCAGGCAACCCTTTAGACGAGTTTAAAGAAGAAATTAAGGGCTTTAAAAATTTAGTCAAAAGCATTGATATTGAAGAGTTGGAGATTGGCTCGCAGGCTTATTTGCTGGGTAAAATCATGGAGGTTAAAAAGAAAATTGGCAAACGAAGCGGTAAGCCTTATGGCACAGCGGACATTTTGGATCGATACGGCAAGTTTGAACTCATGCTTTTTGAAAAGCAACTAAACGCTTTAGAAGAGTTGGATATTAATAAGCCCTTAGTGTTTAAATGCAAGATTGAAGAGCAAGAAGAAGTGGCGCGATTAAGGCTTTTTGAAATCTTGGATTTAGAGAGCGCTAGGGAGGTTAAAATCCCTAAAGCCCGTTATAAAGACCCTGAAAAGCAAAAAGAAGACGTGCGCGAAATCCCCCCCATGGAAATGCTCGCCTCCAGTTCTTGCTCTTTGGCGATCGTGTTAGAAAACGATGTGAAAAAAGAGTTTTTAAGACAGATCAAAGAGAGCGCTCTAAAACACCAGGGTAAACGCCCCTTGTATTTGATCATCAAAGATAAGGATAAGCAATTCAAAATCCAAAGCGATTTAATGGTAAATGAAAAGATTAAGGACGATTTTAAAGGGTTAGAGTGGAGGGATTTAGCTTGA